The Astyanax mexicanus isolate ESR-SI-001 chromosome 21, AstMex3_surface, whole genome shotgun sequence genome contains the following window.
tgctcctccaactccctctttccgacctttagatttcctgatttctccttactaaacagactcttaacaaacctaaatggatctctaaagaactctatcctagcacgctccttcttcttcctccttttcctcatagcctctgctctccgcaattttaccaacttacttctcaactcctcctgcaataactcaatgccctctctttctgcctcattccccttcttccacttctttctgagtaaccttgattccttaaccagtttttctatttctacctgccgccttgatttaactacatcttgacactttacgttcctctgcacaacaccaaatcttgccattccataatcataaatgactttacctagcctgttcaatttactctctgctgttcccttcaaaccctcaagcatacctttcaaatcatcattaatactcctccatgccatcttgtctcctgtgcctggccatttaactttggatctttgaccgattcctttctccctacccatctgctttcccttagcctttgacctatcaacacctccttcatcctccactccttctgtgcttaagttagcctccctagtatcaaaggtattgatatcctgcggactgtggcacgtaacctgccgctggacttcagccgactgactcaaacaattctgttcaaagtattgttcaatgcggggcccctgcactccttcactcaagcacctcatctttccttggtgtatcctcagccctctcactgatgtgaccttgctccacccacacacacaggtcagcaactcctttccacttaccatcccacctgcctctatgcttaacccacttctcgtagtcatgtccgttccagagtccgtaaccatgttatccgcctgtgagtcatcttccacccctgctctcgctgactcctggggtattgcttttttctttttcaatgtagcttgcttggttgcacacacatggttaaccatggtggctgctaccatggattgccagcccatggcagcaccgttagggtctattccctcttgtcagctgtctttccatgctgtcacagggtctttcctctgttgtcaactgttctcttcacagcagtcactagcttaactagatatcaagtaatataatacaggaaattgacaaatcctgcacctaacagctggggttatgcatagggctcagccaggatctactactcactcaactaacaacaatagcaaaaccaccacaatctgatactggctcgacaagaatccagaagcacagcctaacactatgttcatggtccattgcctcaactgccaagtaacagacctaccaaaaaataacctatgaacacatagaatccctccttaatctaagctcacttcctttaactatggcaacaacacacttacctaagcacaatcacacacaataaatcacattataagttgcgtgagcagaacacagcaaccactaccatctgatactggctcgacaagaatccagaagcatagcgaactatgttcatggtccgtgcctcaactgccaagtactcagacgtctacaaaaactcatgagacaaattattacaagagcaggaccacaccaatccccttcatccaaactttaacacaaacttcagtgcaagctcttctcaggggtcatcaggcaggcaccttccttcgtcagtgtttctctgaattaggcccacgacacctccagaaggctcaacagtgaagtctggcgtcccagacccacccccctccaagcttgctgtagaagcacaaactcactcccttccccacacagcctcagcccttctgaaccacaaccactgactagatctttcagctacatctaacaactccaacacaaacttcagtgcaagctcttctcaggggtcatcaggtaggcaccttccttcgtcagtgtttcgctgaattaggcccacgacacctccagaaggctcaacagtgaagtctggcgtcccagacccacccccctccaagcttgctgtagaagcacaaactcactcccttccccacacagcctcagcccttctgaaccacaaccactgactacatctttcagctacatctgacaactccttcactacagtccttagcacacgacctctaattccgaattcagacagcagtcttgtggcagacttcgcaacaaagcctctagtacctacctctaccggtctaatatacgcttgccacccacgctctctcacctcagccaccaagtctgtatacttcagccttttcctttcataagctccatctacctcgtcttcaaacggaacagtcagctctataaaatacactatccgcttactttcagagtacaacactacatccggcctcaaggttgtaacatatatatatgtgtgtgtgtgtgtgtgtgtgtgtgtatgtgtgtgtacagtggtgtgtttgtattgttttattttttgtatgattttatctTTAAGTAGAAAGCTTTATTGTTTGATGTTGTGCAGgttgatgatgtcacttcctctggtgtgtctgctgatggttgttggtgagtcagaagatcctactgtaactccatcactgaaacatctgactttatctccctcactgttctctttcatcatgactgtagtgattcactgctgaactgatcattaaactgttctgGACTAGAACTAGACTCTCTCTAGAACTCCAGGAACCTCAGAGCTCTTCTCTCTTTATGTTTTCTCTCAGAATCAGATCAGTGTTGTTCAGTAGCTGCTGGAGTTTCTGACTGTCTGATAATCTCCAGCCTCAGTAATCAGATCTTTACTGCATCTTATGTTTCAGGAGCTTCTGGAGCAGAGTGGAGTATGAATTACATCCAGCAGGAAATATGTGCTTTAAATGGATCTACAGTGTTTATGAATGGAACTTTTACACATCCAGAACGTCTTACAGTGAATAAGACATTTTGGGTCATAGACCCAGTTAAGGGTGTGGATTCACCTGATCTGAGTACAGTTTCAAATTTCTCAGGCAGGGTTGAGTATTttgatgataaaaataataatttcgcCCTCAAACTGAGAAACGTAATGAAGAAGGATGAACATGAGTACTGCTTCAGAGTCATAACAAATGTAGAAGGTCAGAGATGGATGAGAACACCTGGAATAAAACTCAGAGTTACAGGTAAGTTAAAGCAGAGCTTCTCAATGTTTTTCTTGTTCTAACAAATCACTTTCCTGATCTGATGGTTTTTCACTATCTCAGAGCTCCTTGTAGAATCTCCTGGAGAAGTAACAGAAGGAGAATCAGCAGTTCTGACGTGTAAAACCACCTGCAATCTGACTGATCCAACATTCATCTGGTACAAAGATGGACGTCCTTTAACCACAGAGATGATCCagaagaatcagcagctccacctgcagacagtcagcagtgaggatgcaggcagttatagctgtgctgtaagaggatctgaacatctcccctctactgctcaaactctcagagtcagacgtgagtaaagttctcattcttctctaaactctgggaatggttgaaccacacagtgatattagagattagcaagaaacgctaaagtcagatctgtctctagatcctccaaagagcgtctcagtgtccatcagtccctctggtggaatagtggagggaagttcagtgactctgacctgcagcagtgatggagacccacctgtggagatctacacctggtttaaaggaTCATCATCAGTAGGAACAGGAGGAACCTACAGCATTCCCAACATCAGCTCTGAGGACAGTGGAGAATACACATGCCAGAGTCGTAATGAACTCGGAGACAAAAACTCCACTGCTGTCTCTTTAAATGTTCTGTGTATGTTGATGACGTGTTAATATTCTCCATTAGATGATTTTCCTCACAACTCACTTTTCTCCACATGACCAATTTCCTTCTTACCTGTTGCTCcagatcctccaaagagcgtctcagtgtccatcagtccctctggtggaatagtggagggaagttcagtgactctgacctgcagcagtgatggataCCCACCTGTGGAGAATTACACCTTGTTTAAGGGATCATCATCAGTAGGAACAGGAGGAACCTACAGCATTCCCAACATCAGCTCTGAGGACAGTGGAGAATACACATGCCAGAGTCGTAATGAACTTGGAAAGAGAAGATCCACTGCTGTCTCTTTAAATGTTCTGTGTATGTTtatgatgttttattatattttatttggtcCATTTCCTGAAACTTTAAATTCTCAAAAATCTTGTTTTGTCTTCtgtagatcctccaaagagcatctcagtgtccatcagtccctctggtggaatagtggagggaagttcagtgaatctgacctgcagcagtgatggaaacccacctgtggagaactacacctggtttaaagatggtggagactcacctgtaggatc
Protein-coding sequences here:
- the LOC125785619 gene encoding B-cell receptor CD22-like, which codes for MAGFQLSSPASFLLSSPAGSQLYSPAGCQLYSLDGCQVFDSCSRSRVEYFDDKNNNFALKLRNVMKKDEHEYCFRVITNVEGQRWMRTPGIKLRVTELLVESPGEVTEGESAVLTCKTTCNLTDPTFIWYKDGRPLTTEMIQKNQQLHLQTVSSEDAGSYSCAVRGSEHLPSTAQTLRVRHPPKSVSVSISPSGGIVEGSSVTLTCSSDGDPPVEIYTWFKGSSSVGTGGTYSIPNISSEDSGEYTCQSRNELGDKNSTAVSLNVLYPPKSVSVSISPSGGIVEGSSVTLTCSSDGYPPVENYTLFKGSSSVGTGGTYSIPNISSEDSGEYTCQSRNELGKRRSTADEEERCWI